The nucleotide window CCGATGGCGGTCAGCAATGCGTTTATTACGGTCCTTGGTGCATAATAACGCAGCCCGGGTGGCCCTCCATACCCGACGACACCTACGCAGATgcgtataaaataaaaataacacggTACTGCCAATGTTTTTGTACACTCAGTGCCTGTAATTTGttaaagctgtaaaagctgtcccttttacagtaaatgttaaaaaagtgaGTTATTTGTTGGATTTTCAGGTCAGTAAAATCCTACCTGGCAACCATCTTTGCTCCATCGATGCTCTGCATCTCTCTGGCGATGCGAACAGCTTCTTCTGGTTTGTTCAGGTGGTCCAGCAGCACGCGGATCACATTGTCCCAGTCCTTCGCGCTCTCGTAGGCTCGTGCCGAATCCTTGTATCTGTGCGCACAGCTGTCAGGATGTCAGGTTCCCTTTCAGTGATCTACACATCACAGCACACAGGTACACAAACTAACAACCTACTTGCCATCCGCCTCCTTGGCCTTTGCATACTGCAAGTGAATCTTGGGAGAAGAGACGTTTGGAAGCAGCTCTCCCACCTTCGTCCTGAGAAAGAAGCAAAATTGTCAGGTTTTAGTTAatggactcaggcgcagaccgGGAATCCTTGCAGAGTAGACAGTCAGTTTATTAACACAAACGACACCAGGTGATACTATGTACAACTTgctggagggaggggaggggatcCAGGGCTCCGGGGCATGTGAGGGGAAGGACGGAAATCAGACACACTCCAACGaatctctctcctctctccacagcggGGTAACACAAATCCACTCACTCGTCCACCCGGTAACAGGCAGGCAGGGAAAGGTCCGGGGTAGATCTGTACACAGAAACTAGAGTTAACGACGAACAGACGGAAACAACTTTACAGAATTTAACTCACTAACGGCAGAGTGACTGACGCTGATAGCTCAATGATCCAGCGACGAGTAACACAGTGCTGCCGTCTTAAATAGGCCTTGCGATCACCCAGATAGGCAGCAGGTGTGGAGATGGCAGGTGTGTGGGCCAGGGGCGGTAGCCCATAATGAGCACCGCCCCGgcaggtgagagagagagagagggagagcaaaaaaacaacaaaacacgtTGCCTAATACAGGATCAGCTGGTGaggcacagggaccatgacagtaccccccccccccccccccctcaacgGGAGCCTCCCGGCGACCCACCAGGCTTACCCGGATGCAGGCGATGGAACTCCCGCAGCATGCGCTTGTCCAGGACAGCCGCCCGAGGGATCCAGGACCGGTCCTCCAACTGGTAGCCACGCCCCGGGCGCCGAGAATCCATGATACGGGTGATAGAGTAGGCCGGCAGACCATCCACGAGCCGGGGGGAGGAGGGGGCCTGGAAGGAGGGCACAGAGGGCTGGACTGGAGAGGTTTAATCTGAGACACATGGAAGACGTCGTGTATTTTCATGTTGCGAGGTAGTTTGAGCTTTACGGACACAGGGTTAACCAAAGCAGAGATCTCGAACGGGCCAATAAAGGTGGGAGTGAGCTTCTTGGATTCCGCCCTGACGGGAACGAAGCGTGTGGAAAGCCATACCTTTTGTCCAACAGCACAGGCGGGGGTGGAGGACCGATGGCGGTCAGCAATGCGTTTATTACGGTCCTTGGTGCATAATAACGCAGCCCGGGTGGCCCTCCATACCCGACGACACCTACGCAGATgcgtataaaataaaaataacacggTACTGCCAATGTTTTTGTACACTCAGTGCCTGTAATTTGttaaagctgtaaaagctgtcccttttacagtaaatgttaaaaaagtgaGTTATTTGTTGGATTTTCAGGTCAGTAAAATCCTACCTGGCAACCATCTTTGCTCCATCGATGCTCTGCATCTCTCTGGCGATGCGAACAGCTTCTTCTGGTTTGTTCAGGTGGTCCAGCAGCACGCGGATCACATTGTCCCAGTCCTTCGCGCTCTCGTAGGCTCGTGCCGCATCCTTGTATCTGTGCGCACAGCTGTCAGGATGTCAGGTTCCCTTTCAGTGATCTACACATCACAGCACACAGGTACACAAACTAACAACCTACTTGCCATCCGCCTCCTTGGCCTTTGCATACTGCAAGTGAATCTTGGGAGAAGAGACGTTTGGAAGCAGCTCTCCCACCTTCGTCCtgagaaataataaatatacaaaataaagtgaaatcCAACCAAGATGATGAGAAACGTGCTGATTGGATGTGTTTGTCAAGGTGTGTTCATATTTGCCTCACCATTTTTTGCAGCGAATGTGGAGAGAGAGGCTGCTTTGTCATAATACTGTCCTTTTTCATAGAGCTGAGCAGCTTCAGAGTATTGCtgtgataaagaaaaaacacacacagatgaagaTATGAACAAGACACACCACCTCTGATCTGTAAATGCAGTCGTCCCATTTTTCAAAGTCTGACAAACAAAGCAAGACAGACTTTGACTAAAATATACACAGCATATGTTGTGTATATTTCGGCTTATAAAACTGGTAGAGACGCAGCTGAGACTCACTCCAACAAGGTtttctccgttatcagtcatcataattttaccatctctgtgcaagtctgcaaatttctttattaaatcataagatttttaaattcatcaagtctctctgtgcctgggtcctcatcACAAAACATggcatcactgttttgtacattttaacacacatTTGTGAaggaaagcaaaacacttttttgaaaagtttgtaacaaaaccatcaaatctggtaaaggttatttaaatgctgcaataGAAGAAttgattggaataaaaaaaaaaaaaacatatcctaaccttaattactggagGAGAATaataaatgatgctcatagtgagtaaaaagtaaactgagtgcattttttggacagagattcacttttaatgtgtatgtataatataatacagatacataaaaatatactcCAAAACAGAAGAGTCCgtgaaatgtacaaatgtataaaatattaataaaaaaaattataaaaatggaggcaactttgcccaTGGTACagtgtatacaatgtatgaaaatatCTTTAGAGCAGATACTActatggctctgcagatttttccttttattttaacCTCATTCTGACTTAATGCGCTTACTTTTTAATGTGACTTTTCATTTTAGTAACAGATTGGAATtatgtgttgtaagatttatgggtttcatgctttcatagtggtacttgggagagc belongs to Oreochromis niloticus isolate F11D_XX linkage group LG17, O_niloticus_UMD_NMBU, whole genome shotgun sequence and includes:
- the LOC109195120 gene encoding uncharacterized protein LOC109195120 isoform X2, yielding MQSIDGAKMVARCRRVWRATRAALLCTKDRNKRIADRHRSSTPACAVGQKIKPLQSSPLCPPSRPPPPPGSWMVCRPTLSPVSWILGARGVATSWRTGPGSLGRLSWTSACCGSSIACIRAYLRRQHCVTRRWIIELSASTPDLSLPACYRVDE
- the LOC109195120 gene encoding uncharacterized protein LOC109195120 isoform X1, whose protein sequence is MQSIDGAKMVARCRRVWRATRAALLCTKDRNKRIADRHRSSTPACAVGQKVWLSTRFVPVRAESKKLTPTFIGPFEISALVNPVSVKLKLPRNMKIHDVFHVSQIKPLQSSPLCPPSRPPPPPGSWMVCRPTLSPVSWILGARGVATSWRTGPGSLGRLSWTSACCGSSIACIRAYLRRQHCVTRRWIIELSASTPDLSLPACYRVDE